In the Klebsiella aerogenes KCTC 2190 genome, one interval contains:
- the hemD gene encoding uroporphyrinogen-III synthase, with translation MSILVTRPLPQGEELVSRLRALGRVAWSFPLIEFTPGRELATLPRQLAALGADDLLFALSQHAVEFAHARLLQESQRWPSDPAYFSIGRTTALALHTVSGKNIRYPLDREISEVLLQLPELQNIAGKKALILRGNGGRELLGDTLRDRGAEVTFCECYQRCAKYYDGAEEAMRWQSRGVTTLVVTSGEMLQQLWSLIPQWYREQWLLHCSLIVVSERLALQARELGWQDIQVADNADNDALLRALQ, from the coding sequence ATGAGCATCCTGGTCACCCGTCCGCTACCGCAAGGTGAAGAGTTAGTCAGCCGCCTGCGCGCGCTGGGACGCGTGGCCTGGAGCTTTCCGCTGATTGAATTCACGCCGGGGCGAGAACTGGCAACGCTCCCGCGTCAACTGGCGGCATTAGGCGCGGACGATTTGTTGTTTGCGCTGTCGCAGCATGCGGTGGAATTCGCCCATGCCCGTCTGCTGCAGGAGAGCCAACGCTGGCCCTCCGACCCGGCCTATTTCTCGATAGGCCGCACCACCGCGCTGGCCCTGCATACGGTCAGTGGTAAAAATATCCGTTACCCGTTAGATCGGGAAATCAGCGAAGTCTTGCTACAATTACCTGAATTACAAAACATTGCGGGCAAGAAAGCCCTGATTCTGCGCGGCAACGGCGGGCGGGAATTACTCGGCGACACGCTGCGAGATCGCGGCGCCGAAGTAACATTTTGTGAATGTTATCAACGTTGTGCGAAGTACTATGATGGTGCGGAAGAGGCTATGCGCTGGCAATCTCGTGGAGTCACAACGCTGGTGGTCACCAGCGGCGAGATGCTGCAGCAGCTGTGGTCGTTAATACCCCAGTGGTATCGCGAACAGTGGCTGCTGCACTGTAGCCTTATCGTTGTCAGCGAACGTCTGGCCCTTCAGGCCCGGGAATTGGGCTGGCAGGATATTCAGGTTGCCGATAACGCCGACAACGATGCGCTGCTACGCGCATTACAATAA
- the hemC gene encoding hydroxymethylbilane synthase, with amino-acid sequence MLDKVLRIATRQSPLALWQAHYVKERLESCHPGLSVELVPMVTRGDVLLDTPLAKVGGKGLFVKELELAMIEGRADIAVHSMKDVPVEFPEGLGLVTICEREDPRDAFVSNHYASIDTLPAGSIVGTSSLRRQCQLAAERPDLVIRSLRGNVGTRLGKLDNGEYDAIILAAAGLKRLKLETRIRQPLSPEQSLPAVGQGAVGIECRLDDEWTKALLAPLNHTETAVRVRAERAMNTRLEGGCQVPIGSYAELRDGELWLRALVGAPDGSRVVRGERRGRPEEAESLGVSLAEELLDNGARDILAAVYDGEAPR; translated from the coding sequence ATGTTAGACAAAGTTTTGAGAATTGCCACACGGCAAAGCCCGCTTGCGCTATGGCAGGCACATTATGTGAAAGAGCGTCTGGAGTCCTGTCATCCGGGGCTTTCCGTTGAGCTGGTGCCAATGGTCACCCGCGGCGACGTGCTCCTTGATACCCCGCTGGCGAAAGTGGGCGGCAAGGGCTTATTTGTGAAAGAGTTAGAGCTCGCCATGATTGAGGGGCGCGCCGATATCGCCGTCCATTCGATGAAAGATGTCCCGGTCGAATTCCCTGAAGGCCTGGGATTGGTCACCATCTGCGAACGTGAAGATCCGCGAGACGCATTTGTTTCCAATCACTATGCCTCAATTGACACGCTGCCGGCTGGCAGCATCGTTGGCACATCAAGTTTACGTCGCCAGTGCCAGTTGGCGGCAGAGCGCCCCGATCTGGTGATCCGCTCGCTACGCGGCAACGTTGGCACGCGATTAGGCAAACTCGATAACGGCGAGTATGACGCTATTATCCTTGCCGCCGCCGGTCTGAAGCGCCTGAAACTGGAAACGCGTATTCGCCAGCCGCTCTCGCCTGAACAATCTCTGCCGGCCGTCGGCCAGGGCGCGGTGGGTATCGAATGCCGCCTTGACGATGAATGGACCAAAGCGCTGTTAGCGCCGCTTAACCATACAGAGACCGCCGTGCGCGTACGTGCCGAGCGGGCGATGAACACCCGTCTCGAAGGCGGTTGTCAGGTGCCGATTGGCAGCTATGCCGAACTGCGCGATGGTGAGCTGTGGCTACGAGCGCTGGTGGGCGCGCCGGATGGTTCGCGGGTCGTGCGCGGTGAACGCCGCGGGCGGCCTGAAGAGGCAGAGTCGCTCGGCGTCTCGCTGGCGGAAGAGCTACTGGATAACGGCGCCCGCGACATCCTCGCGGCGGTCTATGATGGAGAAGCCCCACGATGA